Below is a genomic region from Flavobacterium ginsengisoli.
AATTTTCTTTAAAATAATATGATATATTTAATTTTCCTTGATAATTCATTACCACATCTCGACATGGAATGGATGATCCATCTTCGACAAGAACAATTTCAAAAGCTTCATTATAATCAGATTTTGAGAGACTTTCCAAAAGCTCATCAACTTCATCTGGACGATTATACACGGGTATAATTAAAGAAAAAATCATAGCAGAATGCGCGTTATTAAAGGGTAAATTTTTATTGTTTTAAAATTTTAACAAAGATATGGTATATTCACAAAAAAACCATCAACTTTTGGTTGATGGTTTTTGGTTTTACTTAGTAAAAATGTATTATTTGATGCTTTCTATATTAACAACTTCGTTAGTATCTGCATTGTAATCAACACCAGCCACTTCGAATCCGAATAAATTCAAGAAATCACTTCTATATCCAGCTAAATCACCAATTTCTGGCAATGTTTCAGTTGTAGCTTCTAACCAAAGTTTTGCTACTTTTTCCTGAACATCTTCACGCATTTCCCAGTCATCAATTCTGATTCTTCCTTTTTCATCAACAGGAACTTCAGAACCAGTGTATAATCTGTCTTGGAATAAACGCTGAATTTGCTCAATACAACCTTCATGAATTCCTTCTTCTTTCATGATTTTGTACAAAAGAGAAATGTATAATGGAATTACTGGAATTGCAGAACTTGCTTGTGTAACTAATGCTTTATTTACAGAAACATACGCTTTTCCTCCTATAGACTCTAAAGAATCTGAAATAGTAAACGCCGTAGCCTCTAAGTGATCTTTTGCACGACCAATAGTTCCTTTTCTGTAAACTGCTTCAGTTAATGATGGCCCAATATAAGAATAAGCAACAGTTGTAGCACCTTCAGCTAATAAATTTTCAGCTTTTAAGGCGTCAATCCACATTGCCCAATCTTCTCCGCCCATAACGGCAACAGTGTTTTCAATATCTTCCTCGTTTGCAGGAGCAATAGAAACATCTGAAACTTTTCCTGTATGGAAATCAACTGTTTTATTTGTAAATGTTTGTCCAATTGGTTTTAAAACTGAACGATGTGTAACTCCTGTATTTGGATTTGTACGTACTGGAGAAGCTAAACTATAAATTACAAGATCTACTTGTCCTAAATCTGCTTTAATTAAATCTAGAGTTTCTCTTTTGATTTCGTTTGAGAACGCATCACCGTTGATACTTTTTGCATATAAACCTGCTTTATGAGCTTCTTTTTCGAATGTCTGCAGAATTATACCATCCTGGAGAAGCTGTTTTTCCTTCAACTGGCGGTTTTTCGAAAAACACTCCAATTGTTGATGCACCAGAACCAAAAGCACTAGTAATTCTTGAAGCTAATCCGAAACCTGTAGAAGCACCAATAACTAAAACTTTTTTAGCACCAGCGATTTCGCCTTTAGATTTTACGTATTCGATTTGATTTTTTACATTTTGTTCAGCTCCCGTTGGATGGGCGGTCAAACAAATAAATCCTCTCATTCTAGGTTCTATAATCATCTTGCAATTATTTTTTTTGTATTATTTCAATTTCAGTTTTAATTTTTCAAAAATAGACATTTTATCCTTAACCCTTTTCATATTAGCCTTCATATTGTCAATAAAATTTGGGTTTAATGCATTTTTCTTAGCCTCTTTATAATAGCAATAAGCAGCCGTATATTGATTTTCGTATTCCGCCATCCTTCCTAATTCACTGTTATATGACGAGTTATCTGCGGTTTCTAAATTTGCTATTGTAAATGCAATATGCTCTTTTGCTTCAGCATAACGGCCAATATCAATGAGTAAATAAGTGTAATTTAAGTATGGAGCTGAATATTTAGAATCAAATTTAATAGCTAATTTATAGTGAAAAATTCCTTTTTCGTAATCACTTAGTTTATTATAATAAATCCATCCCAAATGATTGTGTGCTTTACCAAAATCAGGATATTGCGATAAAATTTCTTCTAGTAATTCTTTTGCTTCTGCTGAATTTCCTTCAGAAATTAACGAATCTGCTTTTATAAACTGATTTTCGTAAAAACTCAAACTCTCCATTTCTATATCTTAATTCAATAATTCTTTGGCGTGGTTTAAAGCCGAATCAGAAATATTTGCTCCTGATAGCATTTGAGCAATTTCTATAATTCGATTTTCTTGCGATAAAAGCTTCAATTCAGATAATGTATCATCACCAACTGTAGATTTAGAAACTTTAAAATGAGAATCTCCTTTTGCCGCAATTTGCGGTAAATGTGTAATTGCAAATATTTGCATTGTCGAACTCATTTCTTTCATGATCTCTCCCATTCTAATGGCAATTTCTCCAGAAACTCCTGTATCAATTTCGTCAAAAATCAATGTTGGCAATTTTGAATATTTTGCCAAAATCGCTTTCACCGCCAACATAATACGAGACATCTCTCCTCCTGAAGCCACTTTCTTTAACAAACCAAAATCGGTTCCTTTATTGGCAGAAAATAAAAATTGCAATTCATCTTTTCCGTTTTGGAAATAAGTTTCAGACGACTGCAATTCCATATTAAAACGAGCATTCGGCATTCCTAATGTTTCTAAAATCGACACTAACTGCGCTGATAATTTCGGAATCGCATTTACTCTATTTTCGTGTATTTTTGAAGCGTGAATATCTAATTCTGTTGCTTTTTCTTCAATACTTTTAGTCAATAAAGCTATTTCTTCATCCATATTATCCAGTTCCAGCAAAGAATTTCCTAAATCTGATTGAATTTGAAGCAACTCATCGACAGAACTTACCTGATGTTTTTTCTGCAAATTATAAATCGACTGCAGTTTTTGATTGATTAATTCTAATTGTGCTGGATCATTCAATAATTTCTCCGAACAATTTTCTAATTCTTTAGAAACATCATCAAACTCAATAGTTAAGCTTGTTATTCTTTCAAACAATTTTTGATATTCTACAGAGAAAGGCGCGACTTTCTGCAATGCATTTTTAATTTCATTTAAATTATGAAAAACACCAAATTGCTCTTCATTTGCGATTGCCAAAGATTTATCTAGAGATTCTTTAATAATTTCAACATTATTCAGCTTTTCATAATCTGCTTCTAATTCTTCCTGTTCACCAGATTTTAACTGAGTCGCAACCAATTCATTCAACAAAAATGTATGATATTCTTGCTCTTTTCCTGCATCACTTTGCTTTTTAAGCAAAGCATTTAATTTTGATCTATCTGATTTATATGATTTCAGCAGTTTTTGATATTCAGCAATTACTTCAGCATTGTTTGCAATGGCATCAATAATTTTAAACTGAACATTTTCATCTGATAATTCTTGAGTTTGCTGTTGTGAATGAATATCAATCAAATACAAACTCAAATCTTGCAGTTCCTGAAGATTTACGGGACTGTCATTTATAAAAGCGCGAGATTTACCAGAAGGCAAAATTTCTCTTCTAATAATCGTATCATCTTCGTAATCTAAATCATTAGCTTCAAAAAATTCTCTTAAATTGTATTTTCCAATTTCGAATTGTGCCTCAATAACACATTTTTCTTCTTTATTTTTTAATGAAGTAAGATCTGCTCTTTTACCCAAAACAAGACCAATAGCTCCTAAAATAATAGATTTTCCTGCACCTGTCTCACCTGTAATTATAGAAAAACCTTTAGAGAAATCTATGGCTAGTTTTTCGATAAGAGCATAATTTTTAATTGACAGTGATGTAATCATAGGGCAGTTTTTGTAAAATGTAAAAAAGTTAACTAAGATAGAAAAATGAAAAACGAGATTAATATTTAATCTGCGACCATTTTGTGGAGTTTAACGGAGAAACTTTATTTAAGACATCGGTTAAATCTGTAATTGTGATACTTGGCCCTCCAGAAAAAATCGAAACAATTTCATCTGATTTTGCATCAAAGAAAACTCGAGTTATAAAAGCATTTGGTTTAACCGAGTTTAATTTACCAATAAGCATTAATGCATTTTTGATTTTTTCTTTAGCCGCTTTAGTATCCAATGTCATTGCATCCAATCCTGTGTGATAGGCATAAGTAACCTGACGCAAATCACTATAAGTCGGCGCAATCATATCGTTGATTAAGTAGTAGCGATTCTGAAGTCCGTCAGATTGATTCCATCCTTTAAAACCTCCTTGTTGTGCAACATTGGCAATATTCTGTGCAGTTTGAAGATAAGGATTTCCTGCGCCCATTTGAAAAGTATCGGCATCCATTCCTAAAATCACGTAACAGTAAAAAGATATAACAGAAACCAAATTTGAATCGTAAGTACTTGGATTAAAAAGCAATGGTTCGTATTCTGTATATCTGAAATTAAAATCTTTATCGTTGTAATTTAAAACTGGCGAAGAATATGTAGAATTAAAAATCAATCTCGAAGATTGGACTTGAATTGTTCCAGTAAATTGATCTGAACTATTAGATGATAATGTAATATACATCGAACAGTTTATTCTCTCGTTTTGTTTTAAAACAGAACCTGTCCAGTCTGTTTTATTAACAAACTCAGCCAAAGAAGTCTGAAGTGTTTTAAAAACCTGATTATTTGGATTTGTTAGACGTTCTGTATTAATAGTTACTGTACAATTTAGCTGTTGAGCTTGTACAAAACCAAAGCTTAAAAAAACTAATAGCATAACTATCTTATTCATAATCGTCTAGATATTTAATTTTACAAAACATAAAATGGCTTCCAAATTATGCTTTCGGCGTATATTTTAAATTTATGATTTTGAAAAATGCAAAATAACTTTATTCAAAATATCAGCCGCAACAGATTCTTTTGACTTTAATTCCATTGGTTCAATTTCAAAATTTTTATCAATAAAAGTTACTTTATTGGTTTCTTTTTTAAAACCTGCGCCTTTATCTTGTAAGGAATTTAAAACAATCAAATCTAAGTTTTTTTTCTGAATTTTCAGCTTAGCATTTTCAATTTCATTTTCAGTTTCTAATGCAAATCCAATCAAAAACTGATTTTTTTTGATAGCTCCTAAAGAAGATAGTATATCTTTTGTTTTCTCGAGTTCTATCGAAAATTCTACAGTGTTTTTCTTAATCTTCTGATCTGCAACAAATTTAGGCCTGTAATCTGCAACAGCAGCTGCTGCGATTGCCGCATCAACTTCATTGAAATACACATGGCAGGCATCGTACATTTCTTGAGCCGAAATCACATCTACCACTTTTATAAGACTGTTTTTAGCTTTCAAATGAGTTGGTCCAGCAATTAAGAATACTTCTGCTCCTAAGCTTGCCGCTTCATTCGCAATATCAAATCCCATTTTTCCTGACGAATGATTTCCAATAAAACGCACAGGGTCTATTGCTTCGTATGTCGGTCCTGCTGTAACAAGTATTTTTTTTCCTTTTAAAGGTAGTTTACTTTCCAAATCAGCTTCTAGAAATGCAACAATATTCTCAGGTTCAGCCATTCGACCTTCACCAGACAAACCACTTGCCAATTCTCCGCTTTCAGCAGGAATCATAATGTTTCCGTACTGTTTTAATGCAGTAAAGCTCGATAAAGTCGATGGGTGTTTGTACATATCCAAATCCATTGCAGGTGCAAAATAGACTGGACATTTTGCCGATAAATATGCCGCAATTAAAAGATTATCACAGTTTCCTGTCGCCATTTTAGACAACGTATTTGCAGTAGCAGGCGCAATCAGCATTAAATCGGCCCAAAGCCCTAATTCAACGTGATTGTTCCAAACTTCATCTTCGTCATCTTGATTAAAGAAACTTGAATGTACAGGATTTTTTGATAAGGTTGATAATGTAAGTGGGGTTACAAAATCCTTAGAAGCAGGTGTCATTATCACTTGGACATGTGCACCTGCTTTTATAAAAAGTCGTACTAAAGTGGCTGTTTTATACGCTGCGATTCCACCAGAAACACCCAGTAAAATCTTTTTCCCGTTTAAAACTGACATTGTACTATTATTTGTTTGAACTTCTGTGGTAAGTTTTACCGTCTAACCATTCTTGAACAGCTAAAGCGTGTGGTTTTGGTAATTTTTCGTAAAATTTAGAAACTTCAATTTGTTCTTTATTTTCAAAAACTTCTTCTAGACTATCATTGTAAGTCGCAAACTCTTCTAATTTTTCAGTCAATTCTTTTTTAATCTCTGAATTAATTTGATTTGCTCTTTTAGCCATAATGGTAATTGCCTCATACACATTTCCTGTTGGCTCTTCAATAACTGTTTTATTATAAGTTATTGTGTTTACAGGAGCATTCGTCTTTTTTAAATCCATGACTTTATTTTATTTAG
It encodes:
- a CDS encoding tetratricopeptide repeat protein: MESLSFYENQFIKADSLISEGNSAEAKELLEEILSQYPDFGKAHNHLGWIYYNKLSDYEKGIFHYKLAIKFDSKYSAPYLNYTYLLIDIGRYAEAKEHIAFTIANLETADNSSYNSELGRMAEYENQYTAAYCYYKEAKKNALNPNFIDNMKANMKRVKDKMSIFEKLKLKLK
- the recN gene encoding DNA repair protein RecN translates to MITSLSIKNYALIEKLAIDFSKGFSIITGETGAGKSIILGAIGLVLGKRADLTSLKNKEEKCVIEAQFEIGKYNLREFFEANDLDYEDDTIIRREILPSGKSRAFINDSPVNLQELQDLSLYLIDIHSQQQTQELSDENVQFKIIDAIANNAEVIAEYQKLLKSYKSDRSKLNALLKKQSDAGKEQEYHTFLLNELVATQLKSGEQEELEADYEKLNNVEIIKESLDKSLAIANEEQFGVFHNLNEIKNALQKVAPFSVEYQKLFERITSLTIEFDDVSKELENCSEKLLNDPAQLELINQKLQSIYNLQKKHQVSSVDELLQIQSDLGNSLLELDNMDEEIALLTKSIEEKATELDIHASKIHENRVNAIPKLSAQLVSILETLGMPNARFNMELQSSETYFQNGKDELQFLFSANKGTDFGLLKKVASGGEMSRIMLAVKAILAKYSKLPTLIFDEIDTGVSGEIAIRMGEIMKEMSSTMQIFAITHLPQIAAKGDSHFKVSKSTVGDDTLSELKLLSQENRIIEIAQMLSGANISDSALNHAKELLN
- a CDS encoding DUF4835 family protein, with protein sequence MNKIVMLLVFLSFGFVQAQQLNCTVTINTERLTNPNNQVFKTLQTSLAEFVNKTDWTGSVLKQNERINCSMYITLSSNSSDQFTGTIQVQSSRLIFNSTYSSPVLNYNDKDFNFRYTEYEPLLFNPSTYDSNLVSVISFYCYVILGMDADTFQMGAGNPYLQTAQNIANVAQQGGFKGWNQSDGLQNRYYLINDMIAPTYSDLRQVTYAYHTGLDAMTLDTKAAKEKIKNALMLIGKLNSVKPNAFITRVFFDAKSDEIVSIFSGGPSITITDLTDVLNKVSPLNSTKWSQIKY
- the coaBC gene encoding bifunctional phosphopantothenoylcysteine decarboxylase/phosphopantothenate--cysteine ligase CoaBC, with the protein product MSVLNGKKILLGVSGGIAAYKTATLVRLFIKAGAHVQVIMTPASKDFVTPLTLSTLSKNPVHSSFFNQDDEDEVWNNHVELGLWADLMLIAPATANTLSKMATGNCDNLLIAAYLSAKCPVYFAPAMDLDMYKHPSTLSSFTALKQYGNIMIPAESGELASGLSGEGRMAEPENIVAFLEADLESKLPLKGKKILVTAGPTYEAIDPVRFIGNHSSGKMGFDIANEAASLGAEVFLIAGPTHLKAKNSLIKVVDVISAQEMYDACHVYFNEVDAAIAAAAVADYRPKFVADQKIKKNTVEFSIELEKTKDILSSLGAIKKNQFLIGFALETENEIENAKLKIQKKNLDLIVLNSLQDKGAGFKKETNKVTFIDKNFEIEPMELKSKESVAADILNKVILHFSKS
- a CDS encoding DNA-directed RNA polymerase subunit omega, yielding MDLKKTNAPVNTITYNKTVIEEPTGNVYEAITIMAKRANQINSEIKKELTEKLEEFATYNDSLEEVFENKEQIEVSKFYEKLPKPHALAVQEWLDGKTYHRSSNK